In one Nocardioides sp. NBC_00368 genomic region, the following are encoded:
- a CDS encoding carbohydrate ABC transporter permease — MSDDPFLKIVNGLVAIVLGVGGTAALYWVLNFLVGLLPGKWDRRIKPYVFVGPAVLVVTVFLIYPALMTVIFSFADANSINWVGFQNYVDLFQDKEFLGTLFNNLLWILIVPAGSVIVGLLVAVLADRLKALPERIAKSVIFMPMAISFVGASTIWGFVYATRFAQGDKQIGLLSAISTSLGFEPVAWLRIQTGSLNDLLLIVIMVWLQAGFAMVLLSSAIKGVPDDTVEAARIDGASEVQIFFKVVVPQIWPTVIVVFVTILILVLKVFDIVYVMTGGRSGTSVLANTFFVELFEFGDAGRAAAVVVVLMIAVIPVMIYQMRQFKKQEAR; from the coding sequence ATGAGCGATGATCCTTTCCTGAAGATCGTCAACGGCCTGGTCGCGATCGTCCTGGGGGTCGGCGGCACCGCCGCTCTCTACTGGGTGCTCAACTTCCTGGTGGGGCTGCTCCCCGGCAAGTGGGACAGGCGGATCAAGCCGTACGTCTTCGTCGGCCCGGCCGTCCTGGTGGTCACCGTCTTCCTGATCTACCCGGCTCTGATGACGGTGATCTTCAGCTTCGCCGATGCCAACAGCATCAACTGGGTGGGCTTCCAGAACTACGTCGACCTGTTCCAGGACAAGGAGTTCCTCGGCACGTTGTTCAACAACCTGCTCTGGATCCTCATCGTCCCGGCCGGCAGCGTCATCGTCGGCCTGCTCGTGGCGGTGCTGGCCGACCGGCTCAAGGCGCTGCCGGAGCGGATCGCGAAGTCGGTCATCTTCATGCCGATGGCGATCAGCTTCGTCGGGGCGAGCACGATCTGGGGCTTCGTCTACGCGACCCGGTTCGCGCAGGGGGACAAGCAGATCGGGCTCCTCTCGGCGATCTCGACCAGCCTCGGTTTCGAGCCGGTCGCCTGGCTCCGGATCCAGACCGGCAGCCTCAACGACCTGCTCCTGATCGTCATCATGGTCTGGCTGCAGGCCGGGTTCGCGATGGTGCTGCTCTCCTCGGCGATCAAGGGCGTCCCCGACGACACCGTCGAGGCTGCCCGCATCGACGGGGCCAGCGAGGTGCAGATCTTCTTCAAGGTCGTCGTGCCGCAGATCTGGCCGACGGTGATCGTGGTCTTCGTGACCATCCTCATCCTGGTCCTGAAGGTCTTCGACATCGTCTACGTCATGACCGGTGGTCGGTCCGGCACCTCGGTGCTGGCCAACACCTTCTTCGTCGAGCTCTTCGAGTTCGGTGATGCCGGCCGGGCGGCGGCGGTCGTGGTCGTCCTGATGATCGCCGTGATCCCGGTGATGATCTACCAGATGCGCCAGTTCAAGAAGCAGGAGGCCCGCTGA
- a CDS encoding carbohydrate ABC transporter permease, which produces MKQLTMGGLAVRVAIILLCVLWFIPTLGLLVSSFRDEADVKTSGWWTVITDPFSQWTLDSYSQVLESGMGNAFVNSIVVSVPATLLPIMIAAFAAYAFTFMRFWGRNVLFMLIVGLLVVPLQVAFVPLLNLFSDYDLNGTFLAVWLAHTGFGMPLAVYILRNYMSSLPHEIIESAEIDGASHFQTFWRLIVPMSVPALAAFAIFQFLWVWNDLLVALIFLGAGDNEVVTITLRDLIGDKGQEWHLLTAGAFITMTVPLLVFFSLQRYFVRGLTAGSVKG; this is translated from the coding sequence ATGAAGCAGCTCACCATGGGCGGCCTCGCTGTCCGCGTCGCCATCATCCTGCTGTGCGTCCTCTGGTTCATCCCGACCCTCGGGCTGCTGGTCTCGTCGTTCCGCGACGAGGCCGACGTCAAGACGTCGGGCTGGTGGACGGTCATCACCGACCCGTTCTCCCAGTGGACGCTGGACAGCTACTCCCAGGTCCTCGAGAGCGGGATGGGCAACGCGTTCGTGAACTCGATCGTCGTCTCGGTTCCGGCGACGCTGCTGCCGATCATGATCGCTGCGTTCGCTGCGTACGCGTTCACGTTCATGCGGTTCTGGGGACGGAACGTGCTGTTCATGCTGATCGTCGGGCTGCTGGTCGTGCCCTTGCAGGTGGCCTTCGTGCCCCTGCTCAACCTGTTCAGCGACTACGACCTCAACGGCACCTTCCTCGCGGTGTGGCTTGCCCACACCGGGTTCGGGATGCCGCTGGCGGTCTACATCCTGCGCAACTACATGTCGAGCCTGCCGCACGAGATCATCGAGTCGGCCGAGATCGACGGGGCGTCCCACTTCCAGACCTTCTGGAGACTGATCGTGCCGATGTCGGTGCCCGCGCTGGCGGCGTTCGCGATCTTCCAGTTCCTCTGGGTGTGGAACGACCTCCTCGTCGCTCTCATCTTCCTCGGGGCGGGTGACAACGAGGTCGTCACGATCACGCTGCGTGACCTGATCGGCGACAAGGGCCAGGAGTGGCACCTGCTCACCGCGGGTGCGTTCATCACCATGACGGTGCCGCTGCTCGTGTTCTTCTCGCTGCAGCGCTACTTCGTCCGTGGACTGACCGCTGGTTCCGTGAAGGGCTGA
- a CDS encoding acyl-CoA dehydrogenase family protein yields the protein MSASDIRRVTNQAPPLAGHNVVTGDAALSAAVVRHADEETLDSLVPLGAEAGSAEAQEHGRLANRFHPELVPYDRYGNRVDEVSFHPSWHWLMERAVGHGLAAAPWTPAETGAGHGARHAHVRRAAGFLAWSQTEPGHLCPISMTYAAVPALRASDSLAAEWVPRLASTIYDFGLRDPAEKLGALAGMGMTEKQGGSDVRQNITEAHPLGGDTYELHGHKWFTSAPMNDVFLVLAQAPEGLTCFLLPRVLPGGERNRLDVVRLKDKLGNRSNASSELEFRGTTAYRLGAEGRGVRTIIEMVAATRLDCVLGSASLMRRAVAEASWHVAHRSAFGGALADKPLMQNVVADLAVESEAATALAMRLAAAVDRPEDLHEQALRRIGLPLAKFWVCKRTPAHVAEALECLGGNGYVEESVMPLLFRESPLNSVWEGSGNVNALDVLRAIQREPSVLDAWITEVGGAKGADRRYDRAVDSTLALLGESMGSPEELERSARRLAGSMATLLQGSLLVRYGPEEVADIFCASRLSGHGGTYGMLAGGDQKAVVQRATPTL from the coding sequence ATGAGTGCCTCCGACATCCGTCGTGTCACCAACCAGGCTCCGCCGCTCGCGGGTCACAACGTCGTCACCGGCGACGCCGCCCTCTCCGCGGCGGTCGTGCGCCATGCCGATGAGGAGACCCTCGACTCGCTGGTCCCGCTGGGCGCAGAGGCCGGCAGCGCCGAGGCGCAGGAGCACGGCCGCCTCGCCAACCGCTTCCACCCCGAGCTGGTCCCCTACGACCGCTACGGCAACCGCGTCGACGAGGTCTCCTTCCATCCCTCCTGGCACTGGCTGATGGAGCGGGCCGTCGGCCACGGCCTGGCCGCGGCGCCGTGGACGCCGGCGGAGACGGGTGCCGGCCATGGGGCGAGGCACGCCCACGTACGCCGCGCCGCGGGGTTCCTGGCGTGGTCCCAGACCGAGCCGGGCCACCTGTGCCCCATCTCCATGACGTACGCAGCCGTCCCCGCGCTGCGCGCCAGCGATTCCCTCGCCGCGGAGTGGGTGCCCAGGCTCGCCTCCACGATCTACGACTTCGGCCTGCGCGACCCGGCCGAGAAGCTCGGCGCCCTGGCGGGCATGGGGATGACCGAGAAGCAGGGTGGCTCGGACGTACGCCAGAACATCACCGAGGCCCATCCCCTGGGCGGCGACACCTACGAGCTGCACGGGCACAAGTGGTTCACCTCGGCCCCGATGAACGACGTCTTCCTGGTGCTGGCCCAGGCGCCGGAGGGACTGACCTGCTTCCTGCTCCCCCGGGTCCTGCCCGGCGGCGAGCGCAACCGCCTGGACGTGGTGCGGCTCAAGGACAAGCTCGGCAACCGATCGAACGCGAGCTCGGAGCTCGAGTTCCGCGGCACGACGGCCTACCGGCTCGGCGCGGAGGGACGCGGCGTACGCACCATCATCGAGATGGTCGCCGCCACCCGTCTCGACTGCGTGCTGGGCTCGGCCTCGCTGATGCGCCGTGCCGTGGCCGAGGCGAGCTGGCACGTCGCCCACCGCTCCGCCTTCGGCGGCGCCCTGGCGGACAAGCCACTGATGCAGAACGTGGTCGCCGATCTGGCCGTCGAGTCCGAGGCGGCCACCGCGCTGGCGATGCGCCTGGCCGCGGCGGTCGACCGACCTGAGGACCTGCACGAGCAGGCACTGCGCCGCATCGGCCTGCCGTTGGCGAAGTTCTGGGTCTGCAAGCGCACCCCCGCCCACGTCGCGGAGGCGCTGGAGTGCCTGGGCGGCAACGGCTACGTCGAGGAGTCGGTGATGCCGCTGCTCTTCCGCGAGTCCCCTCTCAACTCGGTCTGGGAGGGCTCCGGCAACGTCAACGCCCTCGATGTCCTGCGCGCGATCCAGCGCGAGCCCTCGGTCCTCGACGCCTGGATCACCGAGGTGGGCGGCGCCAAGGGCGCCGACCGGCGCTATGACCGGGCCGTCGACTCCACCCTTGCCCTGCTGGGCGAGTCGATGGGCAGCCCCGAGGAGCTGGAGCGCTCTGCCAGGCGACTGGCCGGCAGCATGGCCACGCTTCTCCAGGGAAGCCTCCTGGTCCGCTACGGGCCCGAGGAGGTCGCCGACATCTTCTGCGCCAGCCGGCTGTCCGGGCACGGTGGGACGTACGGCATGCTCGCCGGTGGGGACCAGAAGGCCGTCGTGCAGCGGGCGACACCGACCCTGTAG
- a CDS encoding potassium channel family protein produces the protein MSETSAYAPKWAGVEQVALPETVRSPWWQLGRRLLAAMAILVGTVLLVYFDRDAYADNNDPTGQISLMDAIYYTTVTLSTTGYGDIAPVADHARMINAFIITPARIAFLVLLIGTTLEVLTKQGRDLIRVARWRKKMSQHIVVVGYGTKGRSAVETLLSNGADPEEFVVVDPDPVARSDAHSDGIAVVTGDATRREVLMRAGVKDAEQVIITTNRDDSNVLTILTVRQINPEAWIVAAARERENAPLMKQSGADSVITSADAVGRLMGLSTISPTLGSVMEDLLNSGIGLEVAERDLLVNEVGKQPQQLADQVIAVVRDEKVFRYFDPVVGTLSRGDRLIVVRAAKELPWAPRPGTHGEDTAEA, from the coding sequence GTGTCCGAGACAAGCGCATACGCCCCCAAGTGGGCCGGGGTCGAGCAGGTCGCTCTTCCGGAGACGGTGCGGTCGCCGTGGTGGCAGCTCGGACGCCGGCTGCTGGCCGCGATGGCGATCCTGGTCGGCACGGTCCTGCTGGTCTACTTCGACCGCGACGCCTATGCCGACAACAACGACCCCACGGGCCAGATCAGCCTGATGGACGCGATCTACTACACGACGGTCACGCTGAGCACGACCGGCTACGGCGACATCGCGCCGGTCGCCGACCACGCGCGGATGATCAACGCGTTCATCATCACGCCGGCTCGCATCGCGTTCCTGGTGCTGCTGATCGGCACCACCCTCGAGGTCCTCACCAAGCAGGGCCGTGACCTCATCCGAGTCGCTCGCTGGAGGAAGAAGATGTCCCAGCACATCGTCGTCGTGGGATACGGCACCAAGGGCCGCAGCGCTGTCGAGACGCTGCTCAGCAACGGTGCCGACCCCGAGGAGTTCGTCGTTGTCGACCCCGACCCGGTGGCGCGCTCGGACGCCCACTCCGACGGGATCGCGGTGGTCACCGGCGATGCGACCCGGCGCGAAGTGCTGATGCGGGCGGGGGTCAAGGACGCGGAGCAGGTCATCATCACCACCAACCGCGACGACTCCAACGTGCTCACGATCCTGACCGTGCGACAGATCAACCCCGAGGCCTGGATCGTCGCCGCCGCGCGGGAGCGGGAGAACGCCCCGCTGATGAAGCAGTCGGGCGCCGACTCGGTGATCACCTCCGCCGACGCGGTTGGCCGGCTGATGGGTCTGTCCACCATCTCCCCGACCCTCGGCTCGGTCATGGAGGACCTGCTCAACTCCGGAATCGGACTGGAGGTCGCCGAGCGCGACCTGCTGGTCAACGAGGTCGGCAAACAGCCGCAGCAGCTCGCCGACCAGGTGATCGCGGTCGTACGCGACGAGAAGGTCTTCCGCTACTTCGACCCGGTCGTCGGCACGCTGTCGCGAGGGGACCGGCTGATCGTGGTGCGGGCGGCGAAGGAACTGCCCTGGGCGCCGCGGCCGGGCACGCACGGCGAAGACACGGCTGAGGCGTAG
- a CDS encoding DUF3263 domain-containing protein — protein sequence MTEAPHSPGPADEQPGLSENEKRLLDFERSWWSAGTGRDEAVREQLGMSAADYHRAVNDLIDKPEALAYDGVLVRRLRRQRDARRTQRSKSPRQ from the coding sequence ATGACCGAGGCGCCCCACAGCCCCGGGCCTGCCGACGAGCAGCCGGGCCTGTCCGAGAACGAGAAGCGACTGCTCGACTTCGAGCGCTCCTGGTGGTCGGCCGGCACCGGCCGCGACGAGGCCGTCCGGGAGCAGCTGGGGATGAGCGCTGCCGACTACCACCGCGCCGTCAACGACCTGATCGACAAGCCCGAGGCGCTCGCCTACGACGGCGTCCTCGTGCGCCGCCTGCGTCGCCAGCGTGACGCGCGGCGTACGCAACGTTCGAAGAGTCCGCGGCAGTAG
- the map gene encoding type I methionyl aminopeptidase, protein MIELRTPTQIEQMKPAGRFVADVLTALREHAAVGVNLLELDELAHKMIKDRGAESCYIDYHPSFGAMPFGKVLCTSVNDGVLHGLPFDYKLQDGDLLSVDFAASVDGWVSDSALSVVVGTPRQEDLDLIETTTQALAAGIDAARVGNKVGDISHAIAGVARAKGLKINTQFGGHGVGRTMHGDPHIANDGRPGRGFKLQPGLVIAIEPWFLHTTDEIFTDPDGWTLRSADGSRGAHMEHTVAITEDGPLILTARDSD, encoded by the coding sequence GTGATCGAACTGCGCACGCCGACCCAGATCGAGCAGATGAAGCCCGCCGGCCGATTCGTGGCCGATGTCCTGACCGCACTCCGCGAGCACGCCGCCGTGGGTGTGAACCTGCTCGAGCTCGACGAGCTGGCGCACAAGATGATCAAGGACCGCGGCGCGGAGTCGTGCTACATCGACTACCACCCGAGCTTCGGCGCGATGCCGTTCGGCAAGGTGCTCTGCACCTCCGTCAACGACGGCGTGCTGCACGGCCTGCCCTTCGACTACAAGCTCCAGGACGGCGACCTGCTCAGCGTCGACTTCGCCGCCAGCGTCGACGGCTGGGTCTCCGACTCGGCCCTCTCCGTCGTCGTCGGCACGCCCCGCCAGGAGGACCTCGACCTGATCGAGACCACCACCCAGGCGCTCGCCGCGGGCATCGACGCCGCGCGGGTCGGCAACAAGGTCGGCGACATCTCCCACGCGATCGCCGGCGTCGCCCGCGCCAAGGGCCTCAAGATCAACACCCAGTTCGGTGGCCACGGCGTCGGCCGCACGATGCACGGCGACCCGCACATCGCCAACGACGGCCGCCCCGGCCGCGGCTTCAAGCTGCAGCCCGGTCTCGTCATCGCGATCGAGCCGTGGTTCCTGCACACCACCGACGAGATCTTCACCGACCCCGACGGCTGGACCCTGCGCAGCGCCGACGGGTCCCGCGGCGCCCACATGGAGCACACCGTCGCGATCACCGAGGACGGCCCGCTCATCCTCACCGCGCGCGACAGCGACTGA
- a CDS encoding RNA polymerase sigma factor, with amino-acid sequence MTEALPADLLRDLTPQVVAIVTRRSGDFDAAEDAVQEALIEAVRTWPERGVPEQPRGWLVTTAMRRLVDAKRSEARRRDREHADHLAEPEGQETSAVDDSLDVLLLCCHPSLTPASAVALTLRAVGGLTTREIAHAYLVPEKTMAQRISRAKATIKSRSLGIDGTADLAARIPAMLKVLYLLFNEGYVATEGDRLQRVDLCAEAIRLTRLARTALTRMTGTGHGELGGLLALMLLLDARRPARVDAHGAVVPLADQDRSLWRPEATREGVALVDAVIGTGRPGPYQIQAAIAALHNRAPSAEETDWLQITALYGLLEKVAPGPIVTLNKAVAVGYADGPGPALALLDDLLRGAPDGFADHPRVPAVRAHLLELAGDLDGAAAAYELASVRATNLAERRFLTSKAAALRDARC; translated from the coding sequence GTGACCGAGGCGCTGCCCGCCGACCTGCTGCGTGACCTCACGCCGCAGGTCGTCGCCATCGTCACCCGGCGATCCGGCGACTTCGACGCCGCCGAGGACGCCGTCCAGGAGGCGTTGATCGAGGCCGTACGCACCTGGCCTGAGCGCGGCGTGCCGGAGCAGCCGCGGGGCTGGCTGGTCACCACCGCGATGCGCCGTCTCGTCGACGCCAAGCGCAGCGAGGCGCGCCGGCGCGACCGGGAGCACGCCGACCACCTCGCCGAGCCCGAGGGGCAGGAGACCTCCGCGGTCGACGACTCCCTGGACGTACTCCTGCTCTGCTGCCATCCCAGCCTCACCCCGGCCTCGGCGGTGGCGCTGACCCTGCGGGCGGTCGGCGGGCTCACCACCCGGGAGATCGCGCACGCCTACCTCGTCCCGGAGAAGACGATGGCGCAGCGGATCTCCCGGGCGAAGGCCACGATCAAGAGCCGGTCGCTCGGGATCGACGGCACCGCCGACCTCGCCGCGCGGATCCCGGCGATGCTGAAGGTGCTCTACCTGCTCTTCAACGAGGGGTACGTCGCGACCGAGGGTGACCGACTGCAGCGGGTCGACCTGTGTGCAGAGGCGATCCGGCTGACCCGGCTCGCCCGCACCGCGCTCACCCGGATGACCGGGACCGGCCACGGCGAGCTCGGCGGGCTGCTGGCGCTGATGCTGCTCCTCGATGCCCGCCGGCCCGCCCGCGTGGACGCCCACGGCGCGGTGGTGCCGCTGGCCGACCAGGACCGGAGCCTGTGGCGGCCCGAGGCCACCCGCGAGGGCGTCGCGCTGGTCGACGCCGTCATCGGCACCGGCCGCCCCGGCCCCTACCAGATCCAGGCCGCCATCGCCGCGCTCCACAACCGCGCACCCTCTGCGGAGGAGACCGACTGGCTGCAGATCACCGCGCTCTACGGACTGCTCGAGAAAGTCGCCCCCGGCCCGATCGTGACGCTCAACAAGGCCGTCGCGGTCGGGTACGCCGACGGCCCGGGCCCCGCGCTCGCACTGCTCGACGACCTCCTGCGCGGCGCACCCGACGGCTTCGCGGACCATCCTCGCGTGCCCGCCGTGCGCGCTCATCTGCTGGAGCTCGCCGGCGACCTGGACGGTGCCGCGGCGGCGTACGAGCTGGCCTCGGTGCGCGCCACCAACCTCGCCGAACGGCGTTTCCTGACCTCGAAGGCGGCCGCGCTCCGCGATGCACGCTGCTGA
- a CDS encoding YciI family protein — protein MPRYLMILDYQAGNDETPGGMAGWKPEEVQGHMSYYEALNKALTESGELVHVEALTPPDQAFVVTSDGADSTVTDGPFQEFKEWVAGYMIIDAETQERALEIAGLYSAAPGPGGRPIEQPIQVRRMYHGTDGSSVDDTIAFGESSIE, from the coding sequence ATGCCTCGCTACCTGATGATCCTCGACTACCAAGCCGGCAACGACGAGACTCCCGGTGGGATGGCCGGCTGGAAGCCGGAGGAGGTGCAGGGCCACATGAGCTATTACGAGGCTCTCAACAAGGCCCTGACCGAGTCCGGCGAACTGGTGCACGTCGAGGCCCTGACACCGCCGGACCAGGCGTTCGTGGTGACCTCCGACGGCGCCGACAGCACCGTCACCGACGGGCCGTTCCAGGAGTTCAAGGAGTGGGTCGCCGGCTACATGATCATCGACGCCGAGACCCAGGAGCGCGCGCTCGAGATCGCCGGTCTCTACTCCGCCGCTCCGGGCCCGGGCGGGCGGCCGATCGAGCAGCCGATCCAGGTGCGCCGGATGTACCACGGCACCGACGGCTCCTCGGTCGACGACACCATCGCCTTCGGCGAGTCGAGCATCGAGTGA
- a CDS encoding GNAT family N-acetyltransferase has product MLKAYDEQLRTDAETPGAVSVTRYGPLRLITFDGGRGFISYQDLGGADEAGIEALVAAAVAHFEADPAIDEVEWKTRGHDAAPGLHETLLRHGFAPEDPESIMIGEAKLLAVDVPLPDGVVLRSITSAEDVRAAGIMQDGVFGSPTSEGRLGEVVRRIAAGECEMWVAEADGEIVSAGRIDPVPNTEFAGIWGGATLEEWRGRGIYRALTAARARTAIALGKRYIHSDSTEFSRPILERSGLVKVGTTTPYVRRFD; this is encoded by the coding sequence GTGCTGAAGGCCTATGACGAACAGTTGCGAACCGATGCCGAGACGCCCGGGGCGGTGTCGGTGACCAGGTACGGGCCGCTGCGGCTGATCACCTTCGACGGCGGCCGCGGATTCATCTCCTACCAGGACCTCGGCGGGGCGGACGAGGCCGGGATCGAGGCTCTGGTCGCGGCGGCGGTGGCCCACTTCGAGGCCGACCCGGCGATCGACGAGGTCGAGTGGAAGACCCGCGGCCACGATGCCGCTCCCGGGCTGCACGAGACCCTGCTCCGGCACGGCTTCGCGCCGGAGGATCCCGAGTCGATCATGATCGGTGAGGCCAAGCTGCTCGCCGTGGACGTGCCACTGCCCGACGGGGTCGTCCTGCGCTCGATCACGAGCGCGGAGGACGTACGCGCCGCCGGCATCATGCAGGACGGCGTCTTCGGGTCACCGACCTCCGAGGGACGGTTGGGCGAGGTGGTGCGCCGGATCGCGGCGGGGGAGTGCGAGATGTGGGTCGCCGAGGCGGACGGCGAGATCGTCAGCGCCGGCAGGATCGACCCGGTCCCGAACACCGAGTTCGCCGGCATCTGGGGCGGCGCCACGCTGGAGGAGTGGCGCGGTCGCGGCATCTACCGCGCCCTGACCGCCGCCCGCGCCCGCACCGCCATCGCGCTGGGCAAGCGCTACATCCACAGCGACTCGACCGAGTTCTCCCGGCCGATCCTGGAGCGCTCGGGGCTGGTCAAGGTCGGCACCACCACGCCGTACGTCCGCCGGTTCGACTGA